In Phacochoerus africanus isolate WHEZ1 chromosome 2, ROS_Pafr_v1, whole genome shotgun sequence, one DNA window encodes the following:
- the SNAPC5 gene encoding snRNA-activating protein complex subunit 5, with product MLSRLQELRKEEETLLRLKAALHDQLNRLKVEELALQSMINSRRGDEMVSSQPAPQESHDMLVHVDNEASINQTALELSTRSHVPEEEEEEEEESDS from the exons ATGCTGAGCCGGCTTCAGGAGCTGCGCAAGGAGGAGGAGACGCTTCTCCGCTTGAAGGCGGCTCTGCATGACCAGCTGAACCGGCTTAAG GTTGAAGAACTGGCCCTCCAATCAATGATTAATTCTAGAAGAGGTGATGAGATGGTGTCTTCTCAACCTGCACCTCAGGAGTCACATGAT ATGTTGGTGCATGTAGACAATGAAGCATCAATCAACCAAACTGCACTGGAGTTGAGCACAAGGAGCCATGtgccagaagaggaggaggaggaggaggaagagtcgGATTCCTGA
- the RPL4 gene encoding 60S ribosomal protein L4, translated as MACARPLISVYSEKGESSGKNVTLPAVFKAPIRPDIVNFVHTNLRKNNRQPYAVSELAGHQTSAESWGTGRAVARIPRVRGGGTHRSGQGAFGNMCRGGRMFAPTKTWRRWHRRVNTTQKRYAICSALAASALPALVMSKGHRIEEVPELPLVVEDKVESYKKTKEAVLLLKKLKAWNDIKKVYASQRMRAGKGKMRNRRRIQRRGPCIIYNEDNGIIKAFRNIPGITLLNVSKLNILKLAPGGHVGRFCIWTESAFRKLDELYGTWRKAATLKSNYNLPMHKMLNTDLSRILKSPEIQRALRAPRKKIHRRVLKKNPLKNLRIMLKLNPYAKTMRRNTILRQARNHKIRMDKAAAALKAKSGEKGVPDKKPVVEKKGKKAIGKKAVGVKKQKKPLVGKKAVVTKKPAAEKKPAEKKPATEEKKAVA; from the exons atg gcGTGTGCTCGTCCACTGATATCAGTGTACTCTGAAAAAGGGGAGTCATCTGGCAAAAATGTCACTTTGCCTGCTGTGTTCAAGGCTCCCATTCGACCAGACATCGTGAACTTTGTTCACACCAACCTGCGCAAAAACAACAGACAGCCATATGCTGTCAGTGAATTAGCAG GTCATCAAACCAGTGCTGAGTCTTGGGGTACTGGCAGAGCTGTGGCTCGAATTCCCAGGGTTCGAGGTGGTGGGACTCACCGTTCTGGCCAGGGTGCTTTTGGAAAT ATGTGTCGTGGGGGCCGCATGTTTGCGCCAACCAAGACCTGGCGACGTTGGCATCGCAGAGTGAACACAACACAGAAGCGATATGCCATCTGCTCTGCACTGGCTGCCTCAGCCTTACCAGCGCTGGTCATGTCTAAag GTCATCGGATTGAGGAAGTTCCTGAACTTCCTTTGGTGGTTGAAGATAAAGTTGAAAGCTACAAAAAGACCAAGGAGGCTGTTCTGCTTCTGAAGAAGCTTAAGGCCTGGAATGATATCAAGAAG GTTTATGCCTCTCAGAGAATGAGAGCTGGTAAAGGCAAAATGAGAAACCGTCGCCGTATCCAGCGCAGGGGACCTTGCATCATCTATAATGAGGACAATGGTATCATCAAGGCCTTCAGAAACATCCCTG gaattACTCTGCTTAACGTAAGCAAACTGAACATTTTGAAACTTGCTCCTGGTGGGCATGTGGGACGTTTCTGCATTTGGACTGAAAGTGCTTTCCGCAAGTTAGATGAGCTCTATGGCACTTGGCGTAAAGCTGCTACCCTCAAGAGTAACTACAA ccTTCCCATGCATAAGATGCTCAATACAGACCTTAGCAGAATCTTGAAAAGCCCAGAGATCCAAAGAGCCCTCCGCGCACCACG CAAGAAGATTCATCGTAGAGTTCTGAAGAAGAATCCACTGAAAAACCTGAGAATCATGTTGAAGCTAAACCCGTATGCAAAGACAATGCGCCGAAACACCATTCTTCGCCAGGCCAGGAAT CACAAAATCCGGATGGATAAGGCAGCAGCAGCACTGAAAGCCAAATCAGGTGAGAAGGGGGTTCCAGACAAGAAGCCTGTggtagagaagaaaggaaagaaggctaTTGGCAAGAAGGCTGTTGGCGTTAAAAAGCAGAAGAAGCCTTTGGTGGGGAAAAAGGCTGTAGTGACCAAGAAACCAGCAGCTGAAAAGAAGCCTGCAGAAAAGAAGCCCGCCACAGAAGAAAAGAAGGCTGTTGCATAA